One stretch of Amycolatopsis tolypomycina DNA includes these proteins:
- a CDS encoding LLM class flavin-dependent oxidoreductase, with protein sequence MTGPRIAVALDGSGWHPAAWREPGARPRELLTAGYWTDLVREAEAAKLDFVTLEDSLALQTVHYLDRPGERTDIVQGRLDAVLIAARVAPLTSHIGLVPTAVVTHTEPFHLSKAIATLDYVSTGRAGVRVQVAGRADDNRHFGRREFGEFRLEDSAEPDKPSALADLFDEAADYVEVLRRLWDSWEDDAEIRDVATGRFVDREKLHYIDFGGRWFSVKGPSITPRPPQGQPPVSALAHAAIPYRLAARSADVVYVTPFDRDQAATIVAAVREEQERAGRGGETLHVFGDVVVFLGETEQAAADRKARLDDRFGAEYTSDAFVFTGTPAGLADLLLDWQRAGLSGFRLRPGAVPHDLTAITRGLVPALRSRGAFRTEYEASTLRGLLGLSRPANRYAAV encoded by the coding sequence ATGACAGGACCACGGATCGCCGTCGCGCTGGACGGATCGGGGTGGCACCCCGCCGCGTGGCGCGAACCCGGGGCGCGGCCGCGCGAACTGCTCACCGCCGGCTACTGGACCGACCTGGTGCGCGAAGCCGAGGCCGCCAAGCTGGACTTCGTCACCCTCGAAGACTCCCTGGCCCTGCAGACGGTGCACTACCTCGACCGGCCGGGCGAGCGGACCGACATCGTCCAGGGCCGCCTCGACGCCGTGCTGATCGCCGCCCGCGTCGCGCCGCTGACCTCGCACATCGGGCTGGTGCCGACCGCGGTGGTCACCCACACCGAGCCGTTCCACCTGTCGAAGGCGATCGCCACCCTCGACTACGTCAGCACCGGCCGCGCGGGTGTCCGGGTGCAGGTCGCCGGCCGGGCCGACGACAACCGGCACTTCGGCCGCCGCGAGTTCGGCGAGTTCCGGCTCGAGGACTCCGCCGAGCCGGACAAGCCGAGCGCACTGGCCGACCTGTTCGACGAGGCCGCCGACTACGTCGAGGTGCTGCGCCGGCTGTGGGACAGCTGGGAGGACGACGCCGAGATCCGCGACGTCGCCACCGGCCGGTTCGTCGACCGCGAGAAGCTGCACTACATCGACTTCGGCGGACGCTGGTTCTCGGTCAAGGGCCCGTCGATCACGCCGCGGCCGCCGCAGGGCCAGCCGCCGGTCAGCGCGCTGGCGCACGCCGCGATCCCCTACCGGCTCGCCGCCCGCTCCGCCGACGTCGTCTACGTGACGCCGTTCGACCGCGACCAGGCCGCGACGATCGTCGCCGCCGTGCGCGAGGAGCAGGAGCGGGCCGGACGCGGCGGCGAAACCCTGCACGTCTTCGGTGACGTCGTCGTGTTCCTCGGCGAGACCGAGCAGGCCGCCGCGGACCGCAAGGCCCGGCTCGACGACCGGTTCGGCGCGGAGTACACCTCCGACGCGTTCGTCTTCACCGGCACCCCGGCCGGGCTGGCCGACCTGCTGCTCGACTGGCAGCGCGCCGGGCTCTCGGGCTTCCGGCTGCGGCCGGGCGCGGTCCCGCACGACCTGACCGCGATCACCCGCGGCCTGGTCCCCGCGCTGCGGTCCCGCGGCGCCTTCCGCACCGAGTACGAGGCGAGCACCCTGCGCGGGCTGCTCGGCCTGTCCCGGCCCGCCAACCGCTACGCCGCCGTCTGA
- a CDS encoding NtaA/DmoA family FMN-dependent monooxygenase (This protein belongs to a clade of FMN-dependent monooxygenases, within a broader family of flavin-dependent oxidoreductases, the luciferase-like monooxygenase (LMM) family, some of whose members use coenzyme F420 rather than FMN.), with the protein MSRKQIHLAAHFPGVNNTTVWSDPEAGSHIEFSSFVKLAQTAERAKFDFFFLAEGLRLREQGGQIYDLDVVGRPDTFTVLSALAAVTERLGLAGTINSTFNEPFEVARQFASLDHLSAGRAAWNVVTSWDAFTGENFRRGGFLPQDQRYERAETFLRTAWELFDSWRGSEVAADADSGVFLQDAAAGAFAHHDAHFDIEGRFPVPRSPQGRPVIIQAGDSEEGREFAAATADAIFSRYGTLEAGQKFYSDVKGRLAKYGRRSEQLVILPAATFVLGDTDADAHERAHVVRRQQVSGQTAIKFLEQVWNTDLSDHDPDGPLPSTDPVVDGSTIAPGRASVRMYRDPVATAREWRRLAEAKNLSTRDLIIEVTGRQTFIGSPTTVAAAIDDLVQADASDGFILVPHVTPGGLDEFADKVVPLLQERGSFRTEYTGTTLRDHLGLEPLEA; encoded by the coding sequence ATGTCCCGGAAGCAGATCCACCTCGCGGCGCACTTCCCCGGCGTCAACAACACGACCGTGTGGAGCGACCCCGAAGCGGGCAGCCACATCGAGTTCAGCTCCTTCGTGAAGCTCGCGCAGACCGCCGAGCGCGCGAAGTTCGACTTCTTCTTCCTCGCCGAAGGCCTGCGGCTGCGCGAGCAGGGCGGGCAGATCTACGACCTCGACGTCGTCGGCCGCCCGGACACCTTCACCGTGCTGTCCGCGCTGGCCGCGGTGACCGAGCGGCTCGGCCTCGCGGGCACGATCAACTCGACGTTCAACGAGCCGTTCGAGGTGGCGCGGCAGTTCGCCTCGCTCGACCACCTCTCCGCCGGGCGCGCCGCGTGGAACGTCGTGACGTCGTGGGACGCCTTCACCGGCGAGAACTTCCGCCGCGGCGGGTTCCTGCCGCAGGACCAGCGCTACGAGCGCGCCGAGACGTTCCTGCGCACGGCCTGGGAGCTGTTCGACTCGTGGCGCGGCAGCGAGGTCGCCGCCGACGCCGACAGCGGCGTATTCCTGCAAGACGCCGCCGCGGGCGCGTTCGCCCACCACGACGCCCATTTCGACATCGAGGGCCGGTTCCCGGTGCCGCGCAGCCCGCAGGGCCGCCCGGTGATCATCCAGGCCGGCGACTCCGAGGAGGGCCGCGAGTTCGCCGCGGCCACCGCCGACGCGATCTTCAGCCGCTACGGCACCCTCGAAGCCGGGCAGAAGTTCTACTCGGACGTCAAGGGCCGGCTGGCGAAGTACGGCCGCCGGTCCGAGCAGCTGGTGATCCTGCCCGCGGCGACGTTCGTCCTCGGCGACACCGACGCCGACGCCCACGAACGCGCCCACGTGGTGCGCCGGCAGCAGGTCAGCGGGCAGACGGCGATCAAGTTCCTCGAGCAGGTCTGGAACACCGACCTGAGCGACCACGACCCCGACGGCCCGCTGCCGTCGACCGACCCGGTGGTCGACGGGTCCACGATCGCCCCCGGCCGCGCCAGCGTCCGCATGTACCGCGACCCGGTCGCGACGGCCCGCGAATGGCGCCGGCTCGCCGAGGCGAAGAACCTGTCGACCCGCGACCTGATCATCGAGGTCACCGGCCGCCAGACGTTCATCGGCTCCCCGACGACGGTGGCGGCGGCCATCGACGACCTGGTCCAGGCCGACGCGAGCGACGGCTTCATCCTGGTCCCGCACGTGACGCCGGGCGGCCTCGACGAGTTCGCCGACAAGGTCGTCCCGCTGCTGCAGGAGCGCGGCTCGTTCCGGACCGAGTACACGGGCACGACCCTGCGCGACCACCTGGGCCTGGAGCCGCTCGAAGCGTAA